One window of the Brevundimonas goettingensis genome contains the following:
- the secD gene encoding protein translocase subunit SecD, with translation MIQLSRWKIVLLALSLVFGLLLAFPNVLSPEQRAKLPGFVPKNALNLGLDLQGGSYLLLEVDVPAMRAKRVDNLAEDVRVTMRDAGVNVNATQREEGGVVITLADPGQTETAYQALRRLVGGANQQGVVERAVTREGNGRLRFAFTQQAMDSMGASAVDQSIEVVRRRIDSLGTKEPSITRQGSNRIVVQAPGESDPAALERVIGQTAQLTFQMVDSENSVQQALAGAVPPDAVLMMDEDGVTPLLIKRRVLVSGEQLTHADVTTDQNGQTAIGFRFDGVGAQRFASATSSENIGKRFAIILDGKVISAPRINSTIPNGSGIIQGRFSIQEASEMVNLLNGGALPAPLKVEERRTVTAELGADAVQKGGISTIIGFIIIVVFMLGAYGFLFGGVSVVGLILNGLLIIAAMSLTQASLTLPGIAGLVLTFAVAVDANVLIYERMRDEARAGRSVIASMDAGFNKAMGTIIDANLTTLVAAAIMFIFGAGPVRGFAWTLTIGVFTSVFSSVLVAQVLLGYWLKVAKPKKLPIADAETVR, from the coding sequence ATGATTCAGCTTTCGCGCTGGAAGATCGTTCTTCTCGCATTGTCGCTCGTGTTCGGGCTTTTGCTGGCGTTCCCGAACGTCCTGAGCCCCGAGCAGCGCGCCAAGCTGCCGGGCTTTGTCCCGAAGAACGCGCTGAACCTGGGTCTCGACCTGCAGGGCGGTTCGTACCTGCTGCTGGAAGTCGATGTGCCGGCGATGCGCGCCAAGCGGGTCGACAACCTGGCTGAAGACGTTCGCGTCACCATGCGCGACGCCGGCGTCAATGTGAACGCCACCCAGCGTGAAGAGGGCGGGGTGGTCATCACCCTGGCCGATCCAGGCCAGACCGAGACCGCCTATCAGGCGTTGCGCCGCCTCGTCGGCGGGGCGAACCAGCAGGGCGTGGTCGAACGCGCCGTGACCCGCGAGGGCAATGGCCGCCTGCGTTTCGCCTTCACCCAGCAGGCCATGGACAGCATGGGCGCCAGCGCCGTGGACCAGTCGATCGAGGTGGTTCGCCGCCGGATCGACAGCCTGGGCACCAAGGAACCCTCCATCACCCGCCAGGGCTCGAACCGCATCGTGGTTCAGGCTCCGGGCGAGAGCGACCCGGCCGCCCTGGAACGCGTCATCGGCCAGACGGCCCAACTGACCTTCCAGATGGTCGACAGCGAGAATTCGGTGCAGCAGGCCCTGGCCGGCGCCGTGCCGCCTGACGCCGTGCTGATGATGGACGAGGACGGCGTCACCCCTCTGCTGATCAAGCGCCGCGTGCTGGTGTCCGGCGAACAACTGACGCACGCCGATGTGACCACCGACCAGAACGGCCAGACCGCCATCGGCTTCCGCTTCGACGGCGTCGGCGCCCAGCGGTTCGCCTCGGCGACGTCGAGCGAGAACATCGGCAAACGCTTCGCCATCATCCTGGACGGCAAGGTGATCTCGGCCCCGCGGATCAACTCCACCATCCCGAACGGCTCGGGCATCATCCAGGGGCGGTTCTCGATCCAGGAAGCGTCCGAGATGGTCAACCTGCTGAACGGCGGCGCCCTGCCGGCTCCGCTGAAGGTCGAGGAACGCCGGACGGTCACCGCCGAACTGGGCGCGGACGCGGTTCAGAAGGGCGGCATTTCAACGATCATCGGCTTCATCATCATCGTGGTCTTCATGCTGGGCGCCTATGGCTTCCTGTTCGGCGGCGTGTCGGTGGTCGGCTTGATCCTGAACGGTCTGCTGATCATCGCCGCCATGTCCCTGACCCAGGCGTCGCTGACCCTGCCCGGGATCGCGGGTCTGGTGCTGACCTTCGCCGTGGCCGTCGACGCCAATGTGCTGATCTATGAGCGGATGCGTGACGAGGCCCGGGCGGGCCGGTCGGTGATCGCCTCCATGGACGCCGGCTTCAACAAGGCCATGGGCACCATCATCGACGCCAACCTGACGACCCTGGTGGCCGCGGCCATCATGTTCATCTTCGGCGCCGGCCCGGTGCGAGGCTTCGCCTGGACCCTGACCATCGGGGTGTTCACCTCGGTCTTCTCCTCGGTGCTCGTCGCCCAGGTGCTGCTCGGCTACTGGCTCAAGGTGGCCAAGCCCAAGAAACTGCCGATCGCCGACGCGGAGACTGTCCGATGA
- the secF gene encoding protein translocase subunit SecF has protein sequence MTWWPLIKVLPQKTNLHFVKYARYAAVLSIVLCVASIVGCFVPGLNMGIDFRGGASLEVSKPAGQVIELEKVRESVAGLNLGDVGVQGIARLDTNVNDGSTAIVRFQVPEGKDQTTVVNEVEGAITAATGQVTYSGVSVVGSKVSGELFTSGLLALGCAIVLMFAYIWFRFEPQFGFGAVAGLLHDVILTFGLIVVLRLEFSLNMVAAILTVIGYSMNDTVVVFDRLRENLRKYKTMPLRDVIDLSLNETLTRTIITGVTAVLVLAALAVFGGEALRGFSIALMFGIIVGTYSSIYVGAPIILLWGVKRGELNDDAKPIKLGMASRP, from the coding sequence ATGACCTGGTGGCCCCTGATCAAGGTCCTTCCGCAGAAGACCAATCTGCATTTCGTCAAATACGCGCGCTATGCCGCCGTCCTGTCGATCGTGCTGTGCGTGGCCTCCATCGTGGGCTGCTTCGTGCCCGGCCTGAACATGGGCATCGACTTCCGGGGCGGCGCGTCGCTGGAAGTGTCCAAGCCGGCCGGCCAGGTGATCGAGCTGGAGAAGGTGCGTGAATCGGTCGCCGGCCTGAACCTCGGCGACGTCGGGGTCCAGGGGATCGCGCGTCTGGACACCAATGTGAACGACGGCTCCACCGCCATCGTCCGGTTCCAGGTGCCTGAGGGCAAGGACCAGACCACGGTCGTCAACGAGGTCGAAGGCGCGATCACCGCCGCCACCGGCCAGGTGACCTATTCGGGCGTCAGCGTCGTCGGCTCCAAGGTGTCGGGCGAGCTGTTCACCTCGGGCCTGCTGGCCCTGGGCTGCGCCATCGTGCTGATGTTCGCCTATATCTGGTTCCGGTTCGAGCCGCAGTTCGGCTTCGGCGCCGTCGCCGGCCTGCTGCACGACGTGATCCTGACCTTCGGCCTGATCGTCGTGCTGCGCCTCGAGTTCAGCCTGAACATGGTCGCGGCCATCCTGACCGTCATCGGCTATTCGATGAACGACACCGTCGTCGTCTTCGACCGCCTTCGCGAGAACCTGCGCAAATACAAGACCATGCCGCTGCGCGACGTGATCGACCTGTCGCTGAACGAGACCCTGACCCGGACCATCATCACCGGCGTGACCGCGGTGCTGGTTCTGGCGGCCCTGGCCGTGTTCGGCGGCGAGGCCCTGCGCGGCTTCTCCATCGCCCTGATGTTCGGGATCATCGTCGGCACCTATTCCTCGATCTATGTCGGGGCGCCGATCATCCTGCTGTGGGGCGTCAAGCGCGGTGAGCTGAACGACGACGCCAAGCCCATCAAGCTGGGCATGGCCAGCCGGCCCTGA
- a CDS encoding oxygenase MpaB family protein, protein MEFVKIAIRRRINELFNDYERGERPALRRADALFPTDSVAWRVNGDIVTMMIGGVSGLLLQMLHPAVLAGVWDHSDFRADMHGRLRRTAKFIAVTTYDHAAAGNAAIDKVRRIHDKLAGTLPDGTAYRVSDPALLAWVHVTETISFLDSWVRYAEPTMSAADQDAYLAEMARIGRALGADPVPTNRADAEALIQSMRPQLKADARTVEVAALVMRQKVGGVFEDISADLIMQAGADLLPDWAREMHGLPKASPVAKAGARTMQRTLDWTYTGSPNRQVWPPEVLVWPTGAPR, encoded by the coding sequence ATGGAGTTCGTCAAGATCGCCATCCGGCGGCGCATCAACGAGCTGTTCAACGACTATGAGCGCGGCGAGCGGCCCGCCCTGCGCCGCGCCGACGCCCTGTTCCCGACCGACTCCGTCGCCTGGCGGGTCAATGGCGACATCGTCACCATGATGATCGGCGGGGTCTCCGGCCTGCTGCTGCAGATGCTGCATCCGGCGGTGCTGGCTGGCGTCTGGGACCATTCCGACTTCCGCGCCGACATGCACGGACGCCTCAGGCGCACGGCCAAATTCATCGCCGTCACCACCTATGACCACGCCGCCGCCGGAAACGCCGCCATCGACAAGGTCAGGCGCATTCACGACAAGCTGGCCGGGACCCTGCCCGACGGCACGGCCTATCGCGTCAGCGACCCGGCCCTGCTGGCCTGGGTGCATGTGACCGAGACGATCAGCTTCCTCGACAGCTGGGTCCGCTATGCCGAGCCGACGATGTCGGCCGCCGATCAGGACGCCTATCTGGCCGAGATGGCGCGGATCGGCCGGGCCCTAGGCGCCGATCCCGTTCCGACAAACCGCGCCGATGCCGAGGCCCTGATCCAGTCGATGCGGCCCCAGCTGAAGGCCGACGCCCGCACGGTCGAGGTGGCGGCCCTGGTCATGCGCCAGAAGGTCGGCGGCGTCTTCGAGGACATCTCGGCCGATCTGATCATGCAGGCCGGCGCCGACCTGCTGCCCGACTGGGCGCGCGAGATGCACGGCCTGCCGAAAGCCTCACCTGTCGCGAAGGCCGGCGCCCGGACCATGCAGCGCACGCTCGACTGGACCTACACCGGCTCACCCAACCGTCAGGTCTGGCCGCCGGAAGTGCTAGTCTGGCCGACCGGGGCTCCTCGCTAG
- the yajC gene encoding preprotein translocase subunit YajC produces the protein MPTGEAGGIMAQVVTFLPFVAIFVMFYFLLIRPQQKKAKEHAALIAAVKRGDTVVLSSGVIGKVTRVEDAEVNVEIAPSVNIRVVKGMIAEVRNRTAIAANDTKAISKG, from the coding sequence ATGCCTACTGGTGAAGCCGGCGGTATCATGGCCCAGGTCGTGACCTTCCTGCCGTTCGTCGCGATCTTCGTGATGTTCTACTTCCTGCTGATCCGTCCGCAGCAGAAGAAGGCCAAGGAACACGCCGCCCTGATCGCCGCCGTGAAGCGCGGCGACACCGTCGTCCTGTCGTCGGGCGTGATCGGCAAGGTGACCCGCGTCGAAGACGCCGAGGTCAACGTCGAGATCGCGCCGAGCGTCAACATCCGCGTCGTGAAGGGCATGATCGCCGAAGTGCGCAACCGCACCGCCATCGCGGCGAACGACACCAAAGCCATCTCCAAGGGCTGA
- the trmFO gene encoding methylenetetrahydrofolate--tRNA-(uracil(54)-C(5))-methyltransferase (FADH(2)-oxidizing) TrmFO, with protein sequence MTSSSDIQPIHVIGGGLAGSEATWQIASAGVPVILHEMRGVPGVKTDAHHTDGLAELVCSNSFRSDDWEHNAVGLLHQEMRELGSIIMASAHDHQVPAGGALAVDRDGFSQAVTAKLEAHPLVTIEREEIAGLPPEEWDSVIVATGPLTSPALAEAILKLTGEESLSFFDAIAPIVHADSIDFDIAWRQSRYDKEGPGGDAAAYVNCPMNKEQYDAFIDALIDGPKAEFKEWENVPYFDGCLPIEVMAERGRETLRHGPMKPVGLTNPRDPLVKAHAIVQLRQDNALGTLFNIVGFQTKLKHGAQAETFRMIPGLQNAQFARLGGLHRNTYLNSPHLLDRQLRMKSMPRLRFAGQVTGVEGYVESAATGLLAGRLAAAERLGKALDAPAAHTALGALVEHITGGHLDGAKFQPMNINYGLLPPLEAPKVDEDGKKIPLKERGRAKKRLMSIRALEALKAWRDAA encoded by the coding sequence ATGACTTCTTCCTCCGACATCCAGCCCATCCACGTCATCGGCGGCGGCCTCGCCGGCTCCGAGGCCACCTGGCAGATCGCCTCGGCGGGCGTGCCCGTCATCCTGCACGAGATGCGCGGCGTGCCCGGCGTGAAGACCGACGCCCACCACACCGACGGTCTGGCCGAGCTGGTCTGCTCCAACTCCTTCCGTTCGGACGACTGGGAGCATAACGCCGTCGGGCTGTTGCATCAGGAGATGCGCGAGCTCGGCTCGATCATCATGGCCAGCGCCCATGACCATCAGGTCCCCGCCGGCGGCGCCCTGGCCGTCGACCGCGACGGCTTCTCGCAAGCCGTCACCGCGAAGCTTGAGGCTCACCCTCTGGTCACCATCGAACGCGAGGAAATCGCGGGCCTGCCGCCGGAAGAATGGGACAGCGTCATCGTCGCCACCGGCCCCCTGACCTCCCCGGCTCTCGCCGAGGCGATCCTGAAGCTGACGGGCGAGGAAAGCCTCAGCTTCTTCGACGCCATCGCCCCCATCGTCCACGCCGACTCGATCGACTTCGACATCGCCTGGCGTCAGTCGCGCTACGACAAGGAAGGCCCGGGCGGAGACGCCGCCGCCTACGTCAACTGCCCGATGAACAAGGAACAGTACGACGCCTTCATCGACGCCCTGATCGACGGGCCCAAGGCCGAGTTCAAGGAGTGGGAGAACGTCCCCTATTTCGACGGCTGCCTGCCCATCGAGGTCATGGCCGAGCGTGGTCGCGAGACCCTGCGCCACGGCCCGATGAAACCGGTCGGCCTGACCAATCCGCGCGACCCGCTGGTCAAGGCCCACGCCATCGTCCAGCTGCGTCAGGACAATGCGCTCGGCACCCTGTTCAACATCGTCGGCTTCCAGACCAAGCTGAAGCACGGCGCACAGGCCGAGACCTTCCGCATGATCCCGGGCCTGCAGAACGCCCAGTTCGCGCGCCTCGGCGGCCTGCATCGCAACACCTATCTGAACTCGCCGCACCTTCTGGACCGCCAGCTGCGCATGAAGTCCATGCCGCGCCTGCGCTTCGCCGGTCAGGTCACGGGCGTCGAGGGCTATGTCGAAAGCGCCGCCACCGGCCTGCTGGCCGGCCGCCTCGCCGCCGCCGAACGCCTCGGCAAGGCGCTGGACGCCCCGGCCGCCCACACCGCCCTGGGCGCCTTGGTCGAGCACATCACCGGCGGCCATCTGGACGGCGCCAAGTTCCAGCCGATGAACATCAACTACGGCCTCCTCCCCCCGCTGGAAGCGCCCAAGGTCGATGAGGACGGCAAGAAAATCCCCCTCAAGGAACGCGGCCGCGCCAAGAAGCGGCTGATGAGCATCCGGGCGCTCGAGGCTCTCAAGGCCTGGCGGGACGCGGCCTGA
- a CDS encoding squalene/phytoene synthase family protein, whose translation MSETDLDAQVKAADPDRWLSSRFVGDLQARADLIAFYAFEAELLTIPTRVTQPMLAEMRYVWWRDQMDGVFAGEPRKGHPVLEALTAAAGRRPLGRAAFDALIEAHVGRVHGEPHDLDAFYVGPMQAAVRILAGEGHDAAVVEAGRVRGLTQVGRADEARALRGAANAGLKGLPTAAFPAVAHATLSGAERGEGTKRLKLLWASLRGRI comes from the coding sequence ATGAGCGAGACCGACCTCGACGCCCAGGTGAAGGCCGCCGATCCCGACCGCTGGCTATCCAGCCGGTTCGTGGGCGATCTTCAGGCGCGGGCAGACCTGATCGCGTTTTACGCCTTCGAGGCCGAGTTGCTGACCATTCCGACGCGGGTGACACAGCCGATGCTGGCCGAGATGCGCTATGTCTGGTGGCGCGACCAGATGGACGGGGTCTTCGCGGGCGAGCCGAGGAAGGGCCATCCGGTGCTGGAGGCCCTGACGGCGGCCGCAGGACGCAGGCCGCTGGGGCGCGCGGCCTTCGACGCCCTGATCGAGGCCCATGTCGGCCGGGTTCATGGCGAACCGCATGACCTGGACGCCTTCTACGTCGGGCCCATGCAGGCTGCGGTGAGGATTCTGGCCGGCGAAGGTCATGACGCCGCCGTGGTGGAGGCCGGGCGCGTCCGGGGCCTGACCCAGGTCGGCCGGGCCGACGAAGCAAGGGCCCTGCGCGGCGCGGCCAATGCGGGTCTGAAAGGCCTGCCCACGGCAGCCTTCCCGGCGGTCGCCCATGCGACCCTGTCGGGCGCCGAGCGGGGCGAGGGGACGAAGCGGCTGAAGCTGCTGTGGGCCAGCCTGAGGGGACGGATCTAG